A region from the Candidatus Syntrophosphaera sp. genome encodes:
- the ftsY gene encoding signal recognition particle-docking protein FtsY, with translation MLNIVRSFRKKLAKTKSGFIGRIAEAISLRGKVDDELMEEIEEILLRCDTGVEMTQLIMERLTERIRVDRITDAEEVQTALEEIMRDILLQDYSAEASIYDEISAKPYVIVFVGVNGVGKTTSIGKVAHSLRERGKKVMIIAGDTFRAAAIEQLAIWAERAGVAMVRSQQDADPSAIIYDGISSALAKGYDVVLIDTAGRQHTRENLMKELSKIDRTIKKLIPEAPHQALLVVDATTGQNAISQATNFDKAMALTGLILSKYDGTAKGGIIFNLKHNLNLPVKLIGVGEGIGDLEEFDIQAFTEAFFTNSDTKEENQ, from the coding sequence ATGCTCAATATAGTGCGCAGCTTCAGGAAAAAGCTGGCCAAGACGAAAAGCGGCTTCATCGGCAGGATCGCTGAAGCGATCAGCCTGCGCGGCAAGGTCGATGACGAGCTGATGGAGGAGATCGAGGAGATCCTCCTGCGCTGCGACACCGGCGTGGAAATGACGCAGCTCATCATGGAACGGCTCACAGAGCGGATCCGGGTCGACCGCATAACTGACGCGGAAGAGGTCCAAACCGCCCTGGAGGAGATAATGCGGGACATCCTGCTCCAGGATTATTCGGCCGAAGCGAGCATCTATGACGAGATCTCCGCCAAGCCCTACGTGATCGTGTTTGTGGGCGTGAACGGAGTGGGGAAGACCACCAGCATCGGCAAGGTCGCCCACAGCCTGAGGGAAAGGGGCAAGAAGGTGATGATCATAGCCGGAGACACCTTTCGCGCCGCGGCCATCGAACAGCTTGCGATCTGGGCAGAGCGGGCGGGAGTGGCGATGGTCAGGTCCCAGCAGGACGCCGATCCCTCCGCAATCATCTATGACGGGATCTCCTCCGCCCTGGCCAAGGGCTACGACGTCGTTCTGATCGACACCGCGGGCCGCCAGCACACCCGGGAAAACCTGATGAAGGAACTCAGCAAGATCGACCGCACGATCAAGAAACTCATCCCCGAAGCGCCACACCAAGCGCTGTTGGTGGTGGACGCCACCACGGGCCAGAACGCGATCTCGCAGGCCACCAATTTCGACAAAGCGATGGCGCTCACCGGCCTGATCCTCAGCAAATACGACGGCACCGCCAAGGGCGGCATCATCTTCAACCTCAAGCACAACCTCAACCTGCCGGTCAAGCTGATCGGAGTGGGCGAGGGCATCGGAGACCTGGAGGAGTTTGACATCCAGGCCTTCACGGAAGCTTTTTTCACCAATTCAGACACCAAAGAGGAAAACCAATGA